From Gimesia panareensis, the proteins below share one genomic window:
- a CDS encoding LysR family transcriptional regulator, protein MHLRNAELFCDVVVHGSFSKAAEVRRVSQSAASQAVHALEKRLGAQLIDRSKRPFELTPAGAIYFDGCQQLLKSFEQVEEQVRRAIGQTKNRVRIAAIYSVGLAQMHDYVEQFQHLYPDVMITLDYLHPDEVYERVSENQADLGLVSFPKEDKDLTSILWQEQPMVLVVSPGHRLAEQVSCEVGEIENEPFVAFTSELVVRQKMDRWLKKAGVHVQLIHEFDNIENIKRAVEAEAGIAILPLPTVTREVQDQSLKIVRLEQVEWFRPIGIIQRKQKSVPDDVVSKFIEVLHENPANFSSAHRETTEGTASQGENSSGMDAFSFGPLIARE, encoded by the coding sequence ATGCACCTGCGTAATGCCGAACTTTTCTGTGATGTCGTCGTGCACGGCAGCTTCTCCAAAGCTGCTGAGGTTCGTCGTGTGTCTCAGTCGGCAGCCAGTCAGGCGGTGCATGCACTGGAGAAACGGCTGGGAGCCCAGTTGATCGACCGTTCGAAGCGGCCTTTCGAGTTGACTCCCGCGGGTGCGATTTATTTCGATGGCTGTCAGCAGTTGCTCAAATCCTTTGAGCAGGTCGAAGAACAGGTCCGCCGGGCCATTGGTCAGACAAAGAACCGGGTGCGGATTGCCGCGATTTACTCGGTGGGACTGGCCCAGATGCACGACTATGTCGAGCAGTTCCAACACCTGTATCCGGATGTGATGATCACCCTGGATTATCTGCACCCGGATGAAGTTTACGAACGGGTCAGCGAGAATCAGGCCGATCTGGGGCTGGTTTCCTTTCCCAAGGAAGACAAAGACCTTACCAGCATCCTCTGGCAGGAACAGCCGATGGTCCTGGTGGTCTCTCCCGGTCACCGGCTGGCGGAACAGGTCAGTTGCGAGGTCGGCGAAATTGAAAATGAGCCCTTTGTGGCGTTCACATCAGAATTAGTCGTTCGACAGAAAATGGATCGCTGGCTGAAAAAAGCCGGCGTACACGTGCAGCTGATCCATGAATTTGACAATATAGAGAACATCAAGCGTGCGGTGGAAGCGGAAGCCGGGATTGCGATTCTGCCCCTGCCCACCGTAACCCGTGAAGTTCAGGATCAGTCATTAAAAATCGTTCGCCTGGAACAGGTGGAATGGTTCCGGCCGATCGGAATCATTCAGAGAAAACAGAAGTCGGTACCCGATGACGTGGTATCGAAATTCATAGAAGTCCTGCATGAAAACCCCGCGAATTTCTCAAGCGCTCACAGAGAAACGACCGAGGGAACTGCCTCCCAGGGAGAGAACTCTTCCGGAATGGATGCATTTTCGTTCGGTCCGTTGATAGCGCGAGAGTAA
- the gltB gene encoding glutamate synthase large subunit, translating into MTSRTVRRGTDSENKAQNSLFQVGRFPEAHGLYDPEFEHDSCGVGFVAHIKGKRSHQIVVDADEMLRHMTHRGACGCEENTGDGAGILVSMPHDFLKRVAKEDLDLDLPEAGNYGMGNVFLPTDASQREHCKKVVEETVNAQGLIVLGWRELPVEPTKADIGPSALRALPHMEQVFISTSNHKVADHDHLERQLYIILKASSRQLREGSNLPQGLMFYFCSLSSNILVYKGMLTPDQVMPFYPDLQAEDFTSHLAMVHSRFSTNTFPSWDRAQPCRFMAHNGEINTLRGNANWMYARQGMMSSELFGDDLKKLFPIIEPHCSDSGNFDNALELLLMSGRPLPEVMMMMIPEAWQNHHSISVAKRAFYEYYSALQEPWDGPASVSFTDGKCIGAVLDRNGLRPSRYYVTHDDRVIMASEVGTLEVDPKVVKEKGRLQPGKMFLVDFEEGRLIPDEEIKEKYATKRPYQEWLQNQRLRLQDLPPAAKVESVPTEDLLSRLQAFGFTFETLKFMLIPLIKAKKDPIGSMGNDAALACLSDQPRLIYDYFHQLFAQVTNPAIDSIREEVIMSLECYIGPEGNLLESTEDQCHRLLIPEPIITNEQLAAIKQMDYRDWKTKTIDATYPKSEGEAGFRAALDRIREEASQAIADGFSLLVVSDRAVCKDRVALPTLVSCGAIHHHLVRNEQRTQIGIVLETGEAREVHHHCLLFGYGADAINPYMAFEALWHSLEAGELDAAKWDRASIMAAYRKGVCKGMLKVMAKMGISTLQSYKGAQIFEAVGLNQEIIEACFSGTASRIKGIGFDVVAKECNMRHDIGYPHRDQKRLPVLPNPGMFHWRANGEKHSWSPENIANLQAAASSGDKNAYKQFAKAVNEETTRQCHLRGLLAFKKREPIPLDEVEPVTEIVKRFCTGAMSYGSISAESHEALAIAMNRLGGKSNTGEGGEDYSRFKPLENGDSKRSAIKQIASGRFGVTSWYLTNADELQIKISQGAKPGEGGELPGHKVNKIIASVRHSTPGVGLISPPPHHDIYSIEDLSQLIYDLKNSNPSARISVKLVSEVGVGTIASGVAKGHADNILISGASGGTGASPLTSVKHAGLPWELGISETHQTLVLNDLRSRVRLQTDGQLKTGRDIIIATLLGAEEYGFSTGPLITMGCIMMRKCHLNTCPVGIATQNPELRKKFAGQPEHVVNYFFLLAEEAREIMAELGFRTINEMVGRSDVLELDQGIAHWKAKHLDLTPILRLAEKPHENVGTYCTMDQQHGLEVVIDNLLISEAQPAIQNGESVTIDVKVKNTDRTFGTMLSHEVSKHHGAEGLPDETIHINSKGSAGQSLGAWLAHGITIEHEGDANDYVGKGLSGGRIIIYPPADSTFKPEDNIIVGNVNLYGATEGEVYIRGQAAERFCVRNSGAIAVVEGIGDHGCEYMTGGRAVVLGETGRNFAAGMSGGVAYVYDPEGHLLQNSNLETVELERVEDADDIAELKSMIDNHRKFTGSTVAKAILDNWENELELFKKVMPIDYKRALLEMAAEEAEAAASV; encoded by the coding sequence ATGACGAGTCGAACCGTTCGACGTGGAACTGATTCCGAAAACAAAGCACAAAACTCCCTGTTTCAAGTGGGGCGTTTCCCGGAAGCTCATGGGCTCTACGATCCGGAATTCGAGCATGACAGCTGTGGTGTCGGTTTCGTGGCCCACATCAAAGGCAAACGTTCTCACCAGATCGTGGTCGATGCCGATGAGATGCTGCGTCATATGACTCACCGTGGCGCCTGTGGCTGCGAAGAAAATACCGGTGACGGTGCCGGGATTCTCGTTTCCATGCCGCACGACTTCCTGAAGCGCGTCGCCAAAGAAGATCTGGACCTCGATCTTCCGGAAGCCGGAAACTACGGCATGGGGAACGTCTTCCTGCCCACCGATGCTTCCCAGCGCGAGCACTGCAAAAAGGTCGTGGAAGAGACTGTCAATGCCCAGGGACTGATTGTGCTGGGCTGGCGTGAACTGCCTGTGGAACCGACCAAAGCCGACATCGGTCCCTCTGCCCTGCGGGCGCTGCCTCACATGGAGCAGGTCTTCATCTCCACATCCAATCACAAGGTCGCTGACCACGATCACCTGGAACGGCAGCTGTATATCATCCTGAAGGCTTCCAGCCGCCAGCTGCGTGAAGGGAGCAACCTGCCTCAGGGGCTGATGTTCTACTTCTGCTCGCTGTCCAGCAACATCCTCGTTTACAAAGGGATGCTGACGCCCGACCAGGTGATGCCGTTCTATCCCGATCTGCAGGCGGAAGACTTCACCAGCCACCTGGCGATGGTGCACTCCCGCTTCTCGACGAATACGTTCCCCAGCTGGGACCGGGCACAGCCGTGTCGCTTCATGGCTCACAACGGGGAAATCAATACCCTGCGTGGTAACGCCAACTGGATGTATGCCCGCCAGGGGATGATGTCCAGCGAACTGTTCGGCGACGATTTGAAGAAACTGTTCCCGATCATCGAGCCGCACTGCTCTGACTCGGGTAACTTCGACAATGCCCTGGAACTGTTGCTGATGTCCGGTCGTCCGCTGCCGGAAGTGATGATGATGATGATTCCAGAAGCCTGGCAGAACCATCATTCCATTTCCGTCGCCAAGCGTGCGTTCTATGAATATTACTCCGCCTTGCAGGAACCATGGGACGGGCCGGCATCAGTTTCCTTCACCGATGGGAAATGTATCGGTGCCGTGCTGGACCGAAACGGTCTGCGCCCCAGCCGTTACTACGTGACGCACGATGATCGCGTCATCATGGCCAGCGAAGTGGGTACCCTGGAAGTCGATCCGAAAGTCGTCAAGGAAAAAGGGCGTCTGCAGCCCGGGAAGATGTTCCTGGTCGATTTCGAAGAAGGCCGCCTGATCCCCGATGAAGAGATCAAGGAAAAGTACGCCACCAAGCGTCCTTACCAGGAGTGGCTGCAGAACCAGCGGCTGCGTCTGCAGGATCTGCCACCCGCTGCCAAAGTGGAAAGTGTACCGACGGAAGATCTGCTCTCCCGTCTGCAGGCCTTCGGCTTCACCTTTGAAACGCTGAAGTTCATGCTGATCCCGCTGATCAAAGCCAAGAAGGATCCCATCGGTTCCATGGGGAACGATGCGGCCCTGGCCTGTCTCAGCGACCAGCCGCGCCTGATTTACGATTACTTCCACCAGCTGTTTGCCCAGGTGACGAACCCCGCGATCGACTCGATCCGCGAAGAAGTCATCATGTCGCTGGAATGTTACATCGGACCGGAAGGCAACCTGCTGGAATCGACCGAGGACCAGTGTCATCGACTGCTGATCCCCGAGCCGATCATCACCAACGAACAGCTGGCCGCCATCAAGCAGATGGATTACCGGGACTGGAAAACTAAAACCATTGATGCGACTTATCCCAAGTCAGAAGGAGAGGCCGGCTTCCGGGCTGCCCTGGACCGGATTCGGGAAGAAGCGTCCCAGGCGATTGCCGACGGTTTCAGCCTGCTCGTGGTTTCAGACCGGGCCGTCTGTAAAGACCGTGTCGCGCTGCCGACCCTGGTTTCCTGTGGTGCGATCCACCATCACCTGGTTCGCAACGAACAGCGGACCCAGATCGGGATCGTGCTGGAGACCGGCGAAGCCCGCGAAGTGCATCATCACTGTCTGCTGTTCGGCTACGGTGCGGATGCGATCAACCCCTACATGGCATTCGAAGCCCTCTGGCACTCGCTGGAAGCGGGCGAACTGGATGCAGCCAAGTGGGACCGCGCCTCGATCATGGCCGCTTACCGCAAAGGTGTCTGCAAAGGGATGCTCAAAGTCATGGCCAAGATGGGGATCTCGACCCTGCAGAGTTACAAGGGTGCCCAGATCTTCGAAGCGGTCGGCCTGAATCAGGAAATCATTGAAGCCTGCTTCTCAGGAACGGCCAGCCGGATCAAGGGCATCGGTTTCGATGTCGTCGCCAAAGAATGCAACATGCGTCACGACATCGGCTACCCGCACCGCGACCAGAAGCGTCTGCCCGTGCTGCCCAACCCGGGGATGTTCCACTGGCGTGCCAATGGTGAAAAGCACTCCTGGTCGCCGGAAAATATTGCCAACCTGCAGGCCGCTGCCAGCTCTGGTGATAAGAATGCTTACAAGCAGTTCGCGAAAGCCGTTAATGAAGAGACGACCCGGCAGTGTCACCTGCGTGGTCTCCTGGCCTTCAAAAAGCGGGAACCGATTCCGCTGGACGAAGTCGAACCCGTGACAGAAATCGTCAAGCGGTTCTGTACCGGTGCGATGAGCTACGGTTCGATCTCAGCTGAATCTCACGAAGCCCTGGCAATCGCCATGAACCGCCTGGGCGGCAAGAGTAACACCGGTGAAGGGGGCGAAGACTATTCGCGCTTCAAGCCGCTGGAGAACGGCGATTCCAAAAGGTCGGCCATCAAGCAGATCGCTTCCGGGCGGTTTGGTGTGACCAGCTGGTATCTGACCAATGCCGACGAACTGCAGATCAAGATTTCTCAAGGTGCGAAGCCGGGAGAAGGGGGCGAACTGCCCGGGCATAAGGTCAACAAGATCATTGCCTCGGTGCGTCACTCCACTCCGGGGGTCGGGCTGATCAGTCCCCCGCCGCACCACGATATTTACTCGATCGAAGACCTGTCGCAGTTGATCTACGACCTGAAGAACAGTAACCCCTCGGCCCGCATCAGCGTCAAGCTGGTCTCGGAAGTCGGCGTGGGTACGATCGCTTCAGGTGTGGCGAAAGGTCATGCCGACAACATTCTGATCTCGGGCGCTTCCGGCGGTACCGGGGCCTCTCCGCTGACCAGTGTGAAGCACGCCGGTCTGCCCTGGGAACTGGGGATTTCGGAAACTCACCAGACGCTGGTGCTCAACGATCTCCGCAGCCGCGTGCGTCTGCAGACCGACGGTCAGCTGAAAACCGGTCGCGATATCATCATTGCCACCCTGCTGGGAGCCGAAGAGTACGGCTTCTCCACCGGGCCGCTGATCACCATGGGCTGTATCATGATGCGAAAGTGTCACCTGAATACCTGCCCGGTCGGGATTGCGACTCAGAATCCGGAACTCCGCAAGAAGTTCGCCGGTCAGCCGGAACACGTGGTCAACTACTTCTTCCTGCTGGCAGAAGAGGCCCGTGAAATCATGGCCGAACTCGGCTTCCGGACCATCAATGAAATGGTCGGACGCAGCGACGTACTGGAACTGGATCAGGGGATTGCTCACTGGAAAGCGAAGCACCTGGATCTGACTCCGATTCTGCGACTGGCTGAAAAACCACACGAAAACGTGGGCACCTATTGCACGATGGACCAGCAGCACGGTCTGGAAGTCGTCATCGACAACCTGCTGATCAGCGAAGCCCAGCCTGCGATCCAGAATGGCGAGTCGGTGACGATTGACGTGAAGGTCAAGAATACGGACCGCACCTTCGGCACGATGCTGAGCCACGAAGTCTCCAAGCATCATGGTGCAGAAGGTCTGCCCGATGAAACGATTCACATCAACAGTAAGGGTTCCGCAGGACAGTCCCTGGGGGCCTGGCTGGCACACGGGATTACCATCGAGCACGAAGGTGATGCCAACGACTATGTCGGTAAGGGTCTCAGCGGCGGACGGATCATTATCTATCCGCCTGCGGATTCCACCTTCAAGCCGGAAGATAACATCATCGTCGGTAACGTGAACCTCTACGGTGCGACCGAAGGGGAAGTTTACATCCGCGGTCAGGCTGCAGAACGCTTCTGTGTGCGTAACTCCGGTGCGATTGCGGTTGTGGAAGGGATTGGCGATCACGGTTGTGAATACATGACCGGCGGTCGGGCTGTCGTCTTGGGTGAGACCGGACGCAACTTTGCAGCCGGTATGTCGGGGGGCGTGGCTTACGTCTACGATCCCGAAGGTCACCTGCTGCAGAACAGCAACCTGGAAACCGTGGAACTGGAACGCGTGGAAGACGCCGATGATATTGCCGAGCTGAAAAGCATGATCGACAATCATCGCAAGTTCACCGGTTCGACCGTGGCCAAAGCGATTCTCGATAACTGGGAAAATGAACTGGAACTGTTCAAGAAAGTCATGCCCATCGATTACAAACGGGCTTTGCTGGAAATGGCGGCTGAAGAAGCAGAAGCCGCTGCCAGCGTCTAG
- a CDS encoding glutamate synthase subunit beta, whose product MGKPTGFMEFTRELGADRKPELRILDWNEFHDHLTDEELGNQGARCMDCGIPFCHTGKTLAGMASGCPINNLIPEWNDHIYNGRWEEALISLHKTNNFPEFTGRVCPAPCEGACVLGIHEPPVTIKNIENSIIDHAFDKGLVQPNPPKTRTGKKVAVVGSGPAGLAAAAQLNSAGHSVTVYERDDRIGGLLMYGIPNMKLEKWIVQRRVDLLADEGVEFITNTSIGVDITADQLMKDFDAVVLCTGATKPRDLPIPGRDLKGVHFAMEYLSKNTKSLLESGLESKHYENSPVEGFINAEGKKVVVIGGGDTGNDCLGTAMRQNCESLINLEIVPQPPMERAANNPWPQWPKIFRVDYGHEEAAAVFGKDPRMFQMSTLEFVGDDKGNLRAIKVCEVDWSKPVENGPPFSVVPGTEQELKCDLVFLALGFLGPEHIISEQLSLETDARSNFKAEHEQYTTNIEGVFAAGDCRRGQSLIVWAINEGRGAARECDRFLMGETELP is encoded by the coding sequence ATGGGTAAGCCAACCGGCTTCATGGAATTTACGCGAGAACTGGGTGCCGACAGAAAACCGGAACTGCGGATTCTGGACTGGAACGAGTTCCACGATCATCTGACGGACGAAGAACTGGGCAACCAGGGCGCCCGCTGTATGGATTGCGGGATTCCTTTTTGCCACACCGGGAAAACCCTGGCGGGCATGGCATCGGGCTGTCCGATCAACAACCTGATTCCCGAGTGGAATGACCACATTTACAACGGTCGCTGGGAAGAGGCACTGATCAGTCTGCACAAGACGAACAACTTCCCGGAATTCACCGGTCGTGTCTGTCCGGCTCCCTGTGAAGGGGCCTGCGTGCTGGGGATTCATGAGCCTCCGGTGACGATCAAGAACATCGAAAATTCGATCATCGACCATGCTTTCGATAAGGGCCTGGTTCAGCCAAATCCTCCCAAGACACGCACCGGCAAGAAAGTGGCTGTCGTCGGTTCCGGTCCTGCCGGCCTGGCTGCTGCCGCTCAGCTCAACAGTGCCGGTCACAGCGTGACGGTTTACGAACGCGACGACCGCATCGGCGGCCTGTTGATGTACGGCATTCCGAACATGAAGCTGGAAAAATGGATCGTACAGCGACGCGTCGATCTGCTGGCTGACGAAGGGGTCGAATTCATTACCAACACTTCGATCGGCGTGGACATCACCGCCGATCAGCTGATGAAAGACTTCGACGCCGTCGTACTCTGCACCGGTGCGACCAAGCCCCGCGACCTGCCCATTCCGGGCCGGGATCTGAAGGGCGTGCACTTTGCGATGGAATACCTGTCGAAGAACACGAAGAGCCTGCTGGAGTCAGGGCTGGAAAGCAAGCATTACGAGAACTCTCCGGTTGAGGGTTTCATCAACGCCGAAGGCAAGAAAGTCGTCGTGATCGGCGGTGGTGATACCGGGAACGACTGCCTGGGTACCGCGATGCGTCAGAACTGCGAAAGCCTGATCAACCTGGAAATCGTGCCCCAGCCTCCCATGGAGCGGGCTGCGAACAACCCCTGGCCGCAGTGGCCGAAGATCTTCCGCGTGGACTACGGTCACGAAGAAGCAGCCGCTGTGTTCGGCAAAGATCCGCGGATGTTCCAGATGTCGACCCTCGAATTCGTGGGCGACGACAAAGGGAACCTGCGGGCCATCAAAGTCTGCGAAGTCGACTGGTCCAAGCCGGTCGAGAACGGCCCTCCGTTCAGCGTGGTTCCCGGTACGGAACAGGAACTCAAATGCGATCTGGTCTTCCTGGCCCTTGGGTTCTTAGGTCCCGAGCATATCATCAGCGAGCAACTGAGCCTGGAAACCGACGCCCGTTCGAATTTCAAAGCCGAGCACGAGCAGTACACCACGAACATCGAAGGTGTGTTCGCTGCCGGCGACTGCCGACGCGGTCAGAGCCTGATCGTCTGGGCGATCAACGAAGGCCGCGGCGCCGCCCGCGAATGCGATCGCTTCCTGATGGGCGAAACCGAACTGCCGTAA
- a CDS encoding macro domain-containing protein: protein MNSPASGSFRLKIRLSAIDEPLYAAWQRWCGDLPFVEVQYGSIFDVAADAIVSPANSFGFMDGGIDRLYLERFGTQLQDRVQAQIRTDHAGELLVGAATLVETGDAEIPWLIAAPTMRVPMPVESTINAFLAARAVFLLIREGVIPAGDYAGQPVRAQVKTVSIPGLGTGVGRLDPVRCAKQVRAAIEDVVLGRFEFPDSTSQIRKRHDRLLGK, encoded by the coding sequence ATGAATTCACCTGCGTCCGGTTCGTTTCGACTGAAGATTCGGCTGTCTGCCATTGATGAACCGCTTTACGCGGCCTGGCAGCGGTGGTGTGGTGATCTGCCGTTTGTGGAGGTGCAGTACGGTTCGATCTTTGATGTCGCCGCGGATGCGATTGTGAGTCCGGCGAACAGTTTCGGCTTCATGGATGGGGGAATCGACCGGCTCTACCTGGAACGCTTTGGGACGCAACTGCAGGACCGGGTGCAGGCACAGATTCGCACCGACCATGCCGGCGAGTTGCTGGTGGGGGCTGCGACGCTGGTGGAGACCGGTGATGCAGAGATTCCCTGGCTGATTGCCGCTCCCACGATGCGGGTGCCCATGCCGGTAGAGTCGACGATCAATGCCTTCCTGGCGGCGCGGGCGGTGTTCCTGCTGATTCGGGAGGGGGTGATTCCCGCGGGCGACTATGCAGGGCAGCCGGTGCGCGCGCAGGTGAAGACGGTCTCGATCCCCGGACTGGGGACCGGCGTGGGCAGGCTGGATCCGGTGCGGTGTGCGAAGCAGGTCCGCGCTGCGATCGAAGATGTCGTACTGGGGCGGTTTGAGTTTCCCGATAGTACGTCACAGATCCGCAAGCGGCACGATCGGTTGCTGGGAAAGTGA
- a CDS encoding tetratricopeptide repeat protein, with the protein MGTIQSELDRGIALCEAVWRDMSLYEKNYLEAIECFHKVLNLDPLNTDALINLGAALSDLGNHQEALKYYHRAEEAGSVDRNLFYNIGVAMMNIDQFTRQEAPKYFQLAADKEPSKKTREAYFDPQAH; encoded by the coding sequence ATGGGGACCATTCAAAGTGAACTTGATCGCGGGATTGCACTGTGTGAAGCAGTATGGCGCGATATGTCGCTGTATGAAAAAAATTACCTGGAGGCGATCGAGTGTTTTCACAAGGTCTTGAACCTTGATCCTCTGAATACGGATGCCTTGATTAATCTTGGTGCAGCGTTGTCGGATCTGGGTAATCATCAGGAAGCATTGAAATACTACCATCGAGCTGAAGAGGCTGGCTCTGTCGATCGGAACCTGTTTTATAATATCGGAGTGGCCATGATGAATATCGATCAGTTTACCCGGCAGGAAGCACCGAAGTATTTCCAGCTGGCTGCCGACAAAGAGCCATCGAAAAAGACAAGAGAGGCGTATTTTGACCCGCAGGCACATTGA
- a CDS encoding DUF4291 domain-containing protein has product MLNLPIASYREQIKAWPQSGKHILAHHDAETIMVYQAYNPTIGNYAARHGYFGGEFKYARMSWIKPNFLWMMYRSAWGTAQGQEVVLGIRLRRTFFDALLDQAVASSFPRRDRRFQDQSEWQQAVQQSDVRIQWDPDHDPTGKKCERRAVQLGLRGAALEQYGKKEVLEILDMSEFVAAQRPFAATWDQGELQMPVEQVYVPEDPQIARQVGIDLFS; this is encoded by the coding sequence ATGCTCAACCTGCCCATTGCCAGTTATCGGGAGCAAATCAAAGCCTGGCCGCAAAGCGGGAAACATATTTTAGCGCACCATGATGCAGAGACCATCATGGTCTATCAGGCTTACAATCCGACTATTGGAAACTATGCCGCCCGACACGGTTATTTTGGTGGCGAATTCAAATACGCGCGGATGAGCTGGATCAAACCCAATTTCCTGTGGATGATGTATCGCAGTGCCTGGGGAACGGCTCAGGGGCAGGAGGTGGTTCTGGGGATTCGTTTGAGAAGAACGTTTTTTGATGCGCTGCTGGACCAGGCGGTGGCTTCTTCATTTCCCCGCAGGGACAGGCGATTCCAGGATCAATCTGAGTGGCAGCAGGCGGTGCAGCAGTCTGATGTCCGAATTCAATGGGACCCCGATCATGATCCGACAGGGAAGAAATGTGAACGACGCGCGGTTCAACTGGGGCTGAGAGGAGCAGCACTGGAACAATATGGTAAAAAAGAAGTTCTGGAGATCCTCGATATGAGTGAGTTCGTGGCAGCTCAGCGTCCATTTGCAGCGACCTGGGACCAGGGGGAATTACAGATGCCCGTCGAACAGGTTTATGTTCCTGAGGATCCACAGATTGCCCGCCAGGTGGGGATCGATTTGTTCTCTTGA
- a CDS encoding DUF5662 family protein, whose protein sequence is MQEPTPEMVTFYERRTHAHIERVRRNLSLLATEWDCGAELVARGEVHDASKFSSEERVPYIWLTEYHRCRWRNIPFTYPDGMEARVKAAIRHHLTTNRHHPEFHADPNEMTDVDLIEMVCDWTAMSEEFGQDGGSARGWAMKTIGDRVAFDDQKTRFVFEVIEQLDRLRGEEL, encoded by the coding sequence TTGCAGGAACCGACGCCGGAGATGGTGACATTTTATGAACGCCGGACACACGCCCATATTGAGCGGGTGCGGCGGAATCTGTCTCTGCTGGCGACGGAGTGGGACTGCGGGGCCGAACTTGTGGCGCGGGGCGAAGTGCATGATGCGTCCAAGTTTAGTTCTGAGGAACGGGTCCCCTATATCTGGCTGACCGAATATCATCGCTGCCGCTGGCGGAACATTCCCTTTACTTATCCGGACGGGATGGAAGCACGGGTGAAGGCGGCGATCCGGCATCATCTTACGACCAACCGGCACCATCCCGAATTCCACGCCGATCCGAATGAGATGACCGATGTTGATTTGATCGAGATGGTGTGTGACTGGACGGCGATGTCAGAAGAGTTCGGCCAGGACGGCGGCAGTGCGCGGGGCTGGGCCATGAAAACGATCGGCGACCGTGTTGCCTTTGATGACCAGAAGACGCGGTTTGTGTTTGAGGTGATCGAGCAGTTGGACCGGTTGCGGGGCGAGGAATTATGA
- a CDS encoding class I SAM-dependent methyltransferase, producing MAFTLEQVVPWGRSFEEYRAMFDLGAVELGQRILGCGDGPASFNATLTRQGGEVVSVDPLYAFSVEEISQRIEETFETVLQQTRENAGEFVWEQMRSVEELGEIRRAAMQEFLADYPAGKECGRYQEAALPALLFEEQTFDLALCSHFLFLYSAHFDLEFHLAALRELCRVVREVRVFPLLELGSTPSRHRDPVVAQLSAEGYDVQIRRVPYEFQKQGNEMLVVSLP from the coding sequence ATGGCATTTACTCTGGAGCAGGTGGTCCCCTGGGGGCGTTCGTTTGAGGAATATCGGGCGATGTTTGACCTGGGCGCAGTGGAACTCGGGCAACGGATTCTGGGCTGCGGGGACGGGCCGGCCAGTTTTAACGCGACACTGACCCGGCAGGGAGGCGAGGTAGTATCGGTCGATCCGCTGTACGCGTTCTCTGTAGAGGAAATCAGTCAGCGGATTGAGGAGACGTTCGAGACCGTGTTACAGCAGACGCGGGAGAACGCGGGCGAGTTTGTCTGGGAGCAGATGCGATCGGTCGAGGAGCTGGGAGAGATCCGCAGGGCGGCGATGCAGGAATTCCTGGCCGACTATCCGGCGGGGAAGGAATGCGGTCGTTACCAGGAGGCGGCGCTACCCGCACTGCTGTTTGAGGAGCAGACATTTGATCTGGCGCTCTGCTCGCACTTTCTGTTTCTGTACAGCGCGCACTTTGACCTGGAGTTTCATCTGGCTGCGTTGCGAGAACTTTGCCGGGTGGTCCGTGAGGTGCGTGTGTTTCCATTACTCGAACTGGGATCGACGCCGTCCCGGCATCGGGACCCGGTCGTGGCACAACTGTCTGCGGAGGGATATGATGTGCAGATCAGGCGTGTGCCTTATGAATTTCAGAAACAGGGAAATGAAATGCTGGTCGTTTCGCTTCCTTAA
- a CDS encoding DUF4261 domain-containing protein → MDHFNQRGAMPVETIVCIPMPLKGPGEFRRKLVEVSGLKYLYAADMLMSAEPSFSSRGEFYERDEQISLAFQLGGQGTITGEDVAELDTHQSVLYLIWSQTGLDELYRLHALINVCLDCGGLGVKFENSGVAHSAREWRAKNFAENTLDLLQSHVMLVGSETHFYSTGMHIFGLPDAAVPTTVDNREAGYLLTEFNHYQMCESPEFEDGHTFSTSADAPYYRIFRKDDWINADEECFENPFGRYLLEPVASTS, encoded by the coding sequence TTGGATCATTTCAATCAGAGAGGAGCGATGCCGGTGGAAACCATCGTCTGTATTCCGATGCCGTTAAAAGGGCCGGGAGAATTCAGGAGGAAGCTTGTGGAAGTGTCCGGCCTGAAGTATCTGTATGCTGCTGACATGTTGATGTCAGCAGAGCCTTCTTTTTCATCACGAGGTGAGTTTTACGAACGTGACGAGCAGATATCGCTGGCTTTTCAACTGGGAGGACAGGGAACCATCACCGGAGAGGACGTCGCGGAACTGGACACGCATCAGAGTGTGTTGTATCTGATCTGGTCGCAGACGGGCCTGGATGAACTGTACCGGCTGCATGCTTTGATCAATGTCTGTCTGGATTGTGGCGGGCTGGGAGTCAAATTCGAAAATTCGGGTGTCGCGCATTCTGCACGGGAGTGGCGGGCGAAAAACTTTGCGGAGAATACGCTGGACCTGCTGCAGTCGCATGTGATGCTGGTGGGAAGTGAGACGCATTTTTACAGCACCGGCATGCATATCTTCGGTCTGCCTGACGCGGCGGTACCCACAACCGTTGATAACCGTGAGGCCGGTTATCTGCTGACAGAGTTCAATCATTACCAGATGTGTGAATCTCCCGAATTTGAAGACGGGCATACGTTTTCGACGAGTGCCGATGCGCCTTATTATCGCATCTTCAGAAAAGACGACTGGATCAATGCGGACGAGGAATGTTTTGAGAACCCCTTTGGCAGGTATCTGCTGGAACCGGTTGCGTCGACGTCTTAA